In the Thermodesulfovibrio yellowstonii DSM 11347 genome, one interval contains:
- a CDS encoding NADH-quinone oxidoreductase subunit B family protein — MSLLKKLAEKALKKSVWIFHVNTGACNGCDIELLDVLTPYYDIERFGMKAVSSPRHADALVISGPVTRPTVEFVKSVYEATPEPKIVIALGSCATAGGIWFDSYNVVGGVDKIIPVHLYIPGCPPRPEAILFGIAQALGISKKKIKPLVAEQIGIK; from the coding sequence ATGTCCTTGCTTAAAAAATTAGCTGAGAAAGCACTCAAAAAATCAGTATGGATATTTCATGTTAATACTGGAGCATGTAATGGCTGCGATATAGAACTTCTTGATGTACTCACACCTTATTATGACATTGAAAGGTTTGGGATGAAAGCGGTCAGTTCACCAAGACATGCAGATGCATTGGTTATTTCAGGTCCTGTAACAAGACCTACTGTAGAATTTGTTAAATCAGTCTATGAGGCAACTCCTGAACCAAAAATTGTTATTGCTCTTGGCTCATGTGCCACAGCAGGCGGAATATGGTTTGACAGTTACAATGTAGTTGGCGGAGTTGATAAAATAATACCTGTTCATCTATACATACCAGGATGTCCTCCACGTCCTGAAGCAATTCTTTTTGGAATTGCCCAAGCACTTGGTATATCAAAAAAGAAAATAAAGCCTCTCGTAGCTGAACAAATTGGAATTAAATGA
- a CDS encoding superoxide dismutase: MPYEAKDYSKLIGMPGFSETLLKNHFTLYQGYVTNTNKVLEILETMLKEGKTTIPEYAELKRRLGWEWNGVRLHEYYFENLGGDGVFPKDGKLAKLINENFGSFENWLKDFKATGTMRGIGWIILYQDILSGKLINFWINEHDVGHPAGCNPLLIMDVFEHAFMIDYGLKRADYIEAFFKNINWKEVEKRIR, translated from the coding sequence ATGCCATATGAGGCAAAGGATTATTCAAAACTGATTGGCATGCCAGGTTTTAGTGAGACACTTCTTAAAAATCACTTCACACTATACCAGGGATATGTTACAAACACAAATAAAGTTCTTGAGATTCTTGAAACAATGTTAAAGGAAGGCAAAACAACCATACCCGAGTATGCAGAACTTAAAAGAAGGCTTGGCTGGGAATGGAATGGTGTTAGACTTCATGAGTACTACTTTGAAAATCTTGGTGGAGATGGAGTATTTCCAAAGGATGGGAAATTAGCAAAACTTATCAATGAAAACTTCGGAAGTTTTGAAAACTGGCTTAAGGATTTTAAAGCCACAGGCACAATGCGTGGTATAGGCTGGATAATTCTATATCAGGATATCCTCTCAGGAAAATTAATTAATTTCTGGATTAATGAACATGATGTAGGGCATCCAGCTGGCTGCAATCCCCTTCTAATAATGGACGTTTTTGAACATGCATTCATGATTGATTATGGACTAAAAAGAGCAGATTACATTGAAGCCTTCTTTAAAAACATAAACTGGAAAGAAGTAGAAAAAAGAATTAGATAG
- a CDS encoding hydrogenase 3 maturation endopeptidase HyCI: MELNEFLNNIRGKVLIAGIGNPLRGDDAVGSYIVKELSNRKTNAILIDCEEQPERFIEKIIQKQPDTVIFIDAFHMQQEPGSVAFLKEEDLQNIKISSHQTNLKMCIKYIKSRIKGKVLIIGIQPENTNFGKPMSEKVLNTAEILKNFLIHHIIQ, translated from the coding sequence TTGGAATTAAATGAATTTTTAAATAACATTAGGGGAAAAGTTTTAATTGCAGGAATAGGTAATCCTCTTAGAGGAGATGACGCTGTTGGCTCATATATCGTTAAAGAACTTAGCAATAGGAAAACAAATGCAATTTTAATTGATTGCGAAGAACAACCTGAAAGATTTATTGAAAAAATAATTCAGAAACAGCCAGACACTGTTATTTTTATTGATGCTTTCCATATGCAACAAGAACCAGGCTCTGTAGCTTTTCTAAAAGAAGAAGATTTACAAAACATTAAAATTTCAAGTCATCAGACTAATCTTAAAATGTGTATAAAATATATAAAATCAAGAATCAAAGGTAAAGTTCTCATAATCGGTATTCAGCCTGAAAATACCAATTTTGGCAAACCAATGAGTGAAAAAGTTTTAAATACAGCTGAGATTCTAAAGAATTTTTTAATCCATCATATTATTCAATAA